Proteins found in one Takifugu rubripes chromosome 17, fTakRub1.2, whole genome shotgun sequence genomic segment:
- the prom1b gene encoding prominin 1 b isoform X14 → MLWARWLVLLLCWGATSGEQPEDERSALPAEGQPDPRRQRSPPPVEPLDFGFVPAAVYDTHAYYEPGPIGLLFHVVHAFLYVVQPNPFPKDMIIKVIQQNMGGIKIEEWRKPENVVLLLQWVYYEVGFLICTTVGVLLLVVTPIIGACFCVCRCCENCGGEMHQRQRKNADCQRGFFTASLIATSVLIIVGVVIAYAANHNMSLHVKSTRRLINTNIRDLKTFANNTPSQIDYLMGQYITAKNKVLSELDNIGPLLGGRIHSQLEKEVVPSLDGALRMAGAMRETKEALENVSSALEVLQEATGRLKASLSDERASLSNTLSDPACTNGAVSHTCSSVRATLAQLGANADFSRLADVNQALANVNVILGTDLSNIVQKGYSSFNDTPRLVKEQTRNIVSGVKSMLDKIGTEINSFAKMFPVESSLANFTTFLNLQQKTVESYYPQLDQMDFYRWIGCVGALCMVVLVLAFNILGLLCGTCGYDRQATPTTRGCLSNTGGNLLMAGVGFSFIFAWVLMGVVTTLFVVGGNVEKLLCEPLANRQLFKIIDTPFLVHPAKKNFLPGMLFQNPNIDLTLGSMYSDCYENSGLYHALQLETMFNINSFLNRTVYNKDLAKVFENVQVDLQGISLLEQAGRDALINFANSGIGYIDYDSYLAELNKGVTLVDLLTFSADLEAQADQLPRGALENALKGHASSIRQIHRDQVLPMEREMSTLSQSIKQLQRTSSDLPVKVTNILSAIDAAEYLIAHNASHVVKQETRGYMQSLVGYFRQYTQWVKNSLSGEVAPCKPISNMVDSMEIVACSFIIDSVNTFWFGLGGCSILLIPSIIFSIKLAKYYRRMDTEDVFEDSPYSLTHFSRASAPPSSSNC, encoded by the exons ATGTTGTGGGCCAGGTGGCtcgtcctgctgctctgctgggggGCCACTAGCGGCGAGCAGCCGGAGGACGAGAGGAGTGCGCTCCCGGCTGAGGGCCAGCCGGACCCCCGCAGACAGCGGTCCCCTCCGCCGGTGGAACCTTTGGACTTCGGCTTTGTCCCCGCGGCGGTTTATGACACCCACGCTTACTACGAGCCGGGGCCCATCGGGCTCCTCTTCCACGTAGTCCACGCTTTCCTCTACGTTGTCCAGCCGAACCCCTTCCCCAAAG ACATGATCATTAAAGTCATTCAGCAGAACATGGGAGGAATCAAAATAGAAGAATGGAGGAAG CCGGAAAATGTAGTCCTGTTACTGCAG TGGGTCTACTACGAAGTGGGATTCCTCATATGCACGACGGTCGGCGTCCTGCTCCTGGTCGTCACGCCCATCATCGGCGCGTGTTTCTGCGTGTGTCGGTGCTGCGAGAACTGCGGCGGCGAGATGCaccagagacagaggaagaacgCCGACTGCCAAAGAGGGTTCTTCACCGCCTCGCTCATCGCCACGTCGGTCCTAATCAT TGTGGGGGTCGTCATCGCCTACGCTGCCAATCACAACATGAGCCTGCACGTCAAGAGCACGCGGCGGTTGATCAACACCAATATCAGAGACCTGAAGACATTCGCTAACAACACACCCTCG CAAATCGACTACCTGATGGGTCAGTACATCACAGCCAAGAACAAAGTTCTGTCAGAGCTCGACA ATATTGGACCTTTGCTGGGCGGGCGGATCCACAGTCAGCTGGAAAAGGAAGTGGTTCCGTCCCTGGACGGTGCACTGCGTATGGCAGGAG CCATGCGGGAGACCAAGGAGGCCCTGGAGAACGTCAGCTCCGCCCTGGAGGTCCTTCAGGAGGCGACGGGGAGGCTTAAAGCCAGTCTGTCCGACGAACGAGCCTCGCTGTCCAACACCCTGTCGGACCCCGCCTGCACCAACGGCGCCGTGTCCCACACTTGTAGCTCCGTGCGGGCCACGCTGGCCCAGCTGGGGGCCAATGCCGATTTCTCCCGG CTTGCAGATGTCAATCAAGCCTTGGCCAACGTCAACGTCATCCTGGGCACCGACCTCAGCAACATCGTTCAGAAG GGTTACTCGTCCTTCAATGACACACCAAGACTGGTGAAAGAGCAGACTAGGAACATCGTCTCAG GAGTCAAGAGCATGCTGGATAAAATTGGAACAGAAATCAACAGCTTCGCCAAGATGTTCCCAGTGGAAAGTTCTCTGGCAAACTTCACCACTTTCCTCAATCTGCAGCAGAAAACGGTGGAGTCCTACTATCCACAGCTTGATCAGATGGATTTCTACAG gtggaTCGGCTGTGTGGGGGCGCTCTGCATGGTCGTACTCGTCCTGGCCTTCAACATCCTCGGACTGCTGTGCGGCACCTGTGGTTACGACaggcaggccacgcccacaaccAGAGGCTGCCTGTCAAACACCGGTGGAAACCTGCTTATGGC CGGGGTGGGATTCTCGTTCATCTTCGCCTGGGTGCTGATGGGCGTCGTAACCACTCTGTTTGTCGTCGGCGGCAACGTGGAGAAGCTGTTGTGCGAGCCGCTGGCTAACCGACAGCTGTTCAAG ATCATTGACACGCCGTTCCTGGTTCATCCCGCCAAGAAGAACTTCCTTCCCGGAATGCTGTTCCAGAATCCAAACATCGACCTGACTCTGGGAAGCATGTACAG CGACTGTTACGAGAACAGCGGCCTGTATCACGCCCTGCAGCTGGAGACCATGTTCAACATCAACTCCTTCCTCAACAGAACCGTG TACAACAAGGACCTGGCCAAAGTGTTTGAGAACGTGCAGGTGGACCTGCAGGGCATCTCGCTGCTGGAGCAGGCCGGCAGAGACGCGCTCATCAACTTCGCCAACTCTGGAATCGGATATATCGACTACGACTCCTACCTGGCTGAG TTAAATAAAGGAGTCACTCTCGTGGACCTCCTGACCTTCTCCGCTGACCTGGAGGCTCAAGCCGACCAACTG CCTCGCGGCGCTCTGGAGAACGCCCTGAAAGGACACGCCAGCAGTATCAGACAGATCCACAGAGACCAGGTGCTTCCAATGGAGCGAGAGATG AGCACCTTGAGCCAGAgcatcaaacagctgcagaggACGTCCAGCGACCTGCCG GTCAAGGTGACGAACATCCTGAGTGCCATCGACGCGGCCGAGTATCTGATCGCTCATAACGCCTCCCATGTGGTAAAACAG GAAACGAGAGGCTACATGCAGAGCTTGGTGGGATACTTCAGACAGTACACACAGTGGGTTAAAAACTCC TTGTCCGGAGAGGTGGCCCCGTGTAAACCTATCAgcaacatggtggacagcatgGAGATCGTCGCCTGCAGCTTCATCATCGACTCAGTG AACACCTTCTGGTTTGGTCTGGGAGGCTGCTCCATCCTGCTCATCCCCAGTATCATCTTCTCCATCAAACTGGCCAAGTACTACAGGAGGATGGACACGGAGGACGTCTTTGAGGA CTCTCCCTATTCTCTGACCCATTTCTCCCGGGCGTCTGCGCCCCCGAGCTCCTCCAACTGCTGA
- the prom1b gene encoding prominin 1 b isoform X13, giving the protein MLWARWLVLLLCWGATSGEQPEDERSALPAEGQPDPRRQRSPPPVEPLDFGFVPAAVYDTHAYYEPGPIGLLFHVVHAFLYVVQPNPFPKDMIIKVIQQNMGGIKIEEWRKPENVVLLLQWVYYEVGFLICTTVGVLLLVVTPIIGACFCVCRCCENCGGEMHQRQRKNADCQRGFFTASLIATSVLIIVGVVIAYAANHNMSLHVKSTRRLINTNIRDLKTFANNTPSQIDYLMGQYITAKNKVLSELDNIGPLLGGRIHSQLEKEVVPSLDGALRMAGAMRETKEALENVSSALEVLQEATGRLKASLSDERASLSNTLSDPACTNGAVSHTCSSVRATLAQLGANADFSRLADVNQALANVNVILGTDLSNIVQKGYSSFNDTPRLVKEQTRNIVSALPRVKSMLDKIGTEINSFAKMFPVESSLANFTTFLNLQQKTVESYYPQLDQMDFYRWIGCVGALCMVVLVLAFNILGLLCGTCGYDRQATPTTRGCLSNTGGNLLMAGVGFSFIFAWVLMGVVTTLFVVGGNVEKLLCEPLANRQLFKIIDTPFLVHPAKKNFLPGMLFQNPNIDLTLGSMYSDCYENSGLYHALQLETMFNINSFLNRTVYNKDLAKVFENVQVDLQGISLLEQAGRDALINFANSGIGYIDYDSYLAELNKGVTLVDLLTFSADLEAQADQLPRGALENALKGHASSIRQIHRDQVLPMEREMSTLSQSIKQLQRTSSDLPVKVTNILSAIDAAEYLIAHNASHVVKQETRGYMQSLVGYFRQYTQWVKNSLSGEVAPCKPISNMVDSMEIVACSFIIDSVNTFWFGLGGCSILLIPSIIFSIKLAKYYRRMDTEDVFEDSPYSLTHFSRASAPPSSSNC; this is encoded by the exons ATGTTGTGGGCCAGGTGGCtcgtcctgctgctctgctgggggGCCACTAGCGGCGAGCAGCCGGAGGACGAGAGGAGTGCGCTCCCGGCTGAGGGCCAGCCGGACCCCCGCAGACAGCGGTCCCCTCCGCCGGTGGAACCTTTGGACTTCGGCTTTGTCCCCGCGGCGGTTTATGACACCCACGCTTACTACGAGCCGGGGCCCATCGGGCTCCTCTTCCACGTAGTCCACGCTTTCCTCTACGTTGTCCAGCCGAACCCCTTCCCCAAAG ACATGATCATTAAAGTCATTCAGCAGAACATGGGAGGAATCAAAATAGAAGAATGGAGGAAG CCGGAAAATGTAGTCCTGTTACTGCAG TGGGTCTACTACGAAGTGGGATTCCTCATATGCACGACGGTCGGCGTCCTGCTCCTGGTCGTCACGCCCATCATCGGCGCGTGTTTCTGCGTGTGTCGGTGCTGCGAGAACTGCGGCGGCGAGATGCaccagagacagaggaagaacgCCGACTGCCAAAGAGGGTTCTTCACCGCCTCGCTCATCGCCACGTCGGTCCTAATCAT TGTGGGGGTCGTCATCGCCTACGCTGCCAATCACAACATGAGCCTGCACGTCAAGAGCACGCGGCGGTTGATCAACACCAATATCAGAGACCTGAAGACATTCGCTAACAACACACCCTCG CAAATCGACTACCTGATGGGTCAGTACATCACAGCCAAGAACAAAGTTCTGTCAGAGCTCGACA ATATTGGACCTTTGCTGGGCGGGCGGATCCACAGTCAGCTGGAAAAGGAAGTGGTTCCGTCCCTGGACGGTGCACTGCGTATGGCAGGAG CCATGCGGGAGACCAAGGAGGCCCTGGAGAACGTCAGCTCCGCCCTGGAGGTCCTTCAGGAGGCGACGGGGAGGCTTAAAGCCAGTCTGTCCGACGAACGAGCCTCGCTGTCCAACACCCTGTCGGACCCCGCCTGCACCAACGGCGCCGTGTCCCACACTTGTAGCTCCGTGCGGGCCACGCTGGCCCAGCTGGGGGCCAATGCCGATTTCTCCCGG CTTGCAGATGTCAATCAAGCCTTGGCCAACGTCAACGTCATCCTGGGCACCGACCTCAGCAACATCGTTCAGAAG GGTTACTCGTCCTTCAATGACACACCAAGACTGGTGAAAGAGCAGACTAGGAACATCGTCTCAG CTCTGCCTC GAGTCAAGAGCATGCTGGATAAAATTGGAACAGAAATCAACAGCTTCGCCAAGATGTTCCCAGTGGAAAGTTCTCTGGCAAACTTCACCACTTTCCTCAATCTGCAGCAGAAAACGGTGGAGTCCTACTATCCACAGCTTGATCAGATGGATTTCTACAG gtggaTCGGCTGTGTGGGGGCGCTCTGCATGGTCGTACTCGTCCTGGCCTTCAACATCCTCGGACTGCTGTGCGGCACCTGTGGTTACGACaggcaggccacgcccacaaccAGAGGCTGCCTGTCAAACACCGGTGGAAACCTGCTTATGGC CGGGGTGGGATTCTCGTTCATCTTCGCCTGGGTGCTGATGGGCGTCGTAACCACTCTGTTTGTCGTCGGCGGCAACGTGGAGAAGCTGTTGTGCGAGCCGCTGGCTAACCGACAGCTGTTCAAG ATCATTGACACGCCGTTCCTGGTTCATCCCGCCAAGAAGAACTTCCTTCCCGGAATGCTGTTCCAGAATCCAAACATCGACCTGACTCTGGGAAGCATGTACAG CGACTGTTACGAGAACAGCGGCCTGTATCACGCCCTGCAGCTGGAGACCATGTTCAACATCAACTCCTTCCTCAACAGAACCGTG TACAACAAGGACCTGGCCAAAGTGTTTGAGAACGTGCAGGTGGACCTGCAGGGCATCTCGCTGCTGGAGCAGGCCGGCAGAGACGCGCTCATCAACTTCGCCAACTCTGGAATCGGATATATCGACTACGACTCCTACCTGGCTGAG TTAAATAAAGGAGTCACTCTCGTGGACCTCCTGACCTTCTCCGCTGACCTGGAGGCTCAAGCCGACCAACTG CCTCGCGGCGCTCTGGAGAACGCCCTGAAAGGACACGCCAGCAGTATCAGACAGATCCACAGAGACCAGGTGCTTCCAATGGAGCGAGAGATG AGCACCTTGAGCCAGAgcatcaaacagctgcagaggACGTCCAGCGACCTGCCG GTCAAGGTGACGAACATCCTGAGTGCCATCGACGCGGCCGAGTATCTGATCGCTCATAACGCCTCCCATGTGGTAAAACAG GAAACGAGAGGCTACATGCAGAGCTTGGTGGGATACTTCAGACAGTACACACAGTGGGTTAAAAACTCC TTGTCCGGAGAGGTGGCCCCGTGTAAACCTATCAgcaacatggtggacagcatgGAGATCGTCGCCTGCAGCTTCATCATCGACTCAGTG AACACCTTCTGGTTTGGTCTGGGAGGCTGCTCCATCCTGCTCATCCCCAGTATCATCTTCTCCATCAAACTGGCCAAGTACTACAGGAGGATGGACACGGAGGACGTCTTTGAGGA CTCTCCCTATTCTCTGACCCATTTCTCCCGGGCGTCTGCGCCCCCGAGCTCCTCCAACTGCTGA
- the prom1b gene encoding prominin 1 b isoform X9, with amino-acid sequence MLWARWLVLLLCWGATSGEQPEDERSALPAEGQPDPRRQRSPPPVEPLDFGFVPAAVYDTHAYYEPGPIGLLFHVVHAFLYVVQPNPFPKDMIIKVIQQNMGGIKIEEWRKPENVVLLLQWVYYEVGFLICTTVGVLLLVVTPIIGACFCVCRCCENCGGEMHQRQRKNADCQRGFFTASLIATSVLIIVGVVIAYAANHNMSLHVKSTRRLINTNIRDLKTFANNTPSQIDYLMGQYITAKNKVLSELDNIGPLLGGRIHSQLEKEVVPSLDGALRMAGAKIENAIKAMRETKEALENVSSALEVLQEATGRLKASLSDERASLSNTLSDPACTNGAVSHTCSSVRATLAQLGANADFSRLADVNQALANVNVILGTDLSNIVQKGYSSFNDTPRLVKEQTRNIVSGVKSMLDKIGTEINSFAKMFPVESSLANFTTFLNLQQKTVESYYPQLDQMDFYRWIGCVGALCMVVLVLAFNILGLLCGTCGYDRQATPTTRGCLSNTGGNLLMAGVGFSFIFAWVLMGVVTTLFVVGGNVEKLLCEPLANRQLFKIIDTPFLVHPAKKNFLPGMLFQNPNIDLTLGSMYSDCYENSGLYHALQLETMFNINSFLNRTVYNKDLAKVFENVQVDLQGISLLEQAGRDALINFANSGIGYIDYDSYLAELNKGVTLVDLLTFSADLEAQADQLPRGALENALKGHASSIRQIHRDQVLPMEREMKYIRARSTLSQSIKQLQRTSSDLPVKVTNILSAIDAAEYLIAHNASHVVKQETRGYMQSLVGYFRQYTQWVKNSLSGEVAPCKPISNMVDSMEIVACSFIIDSVNTFWFGLGGCSILLIPSIIFSIKLAKYYRRMDTEDVFEDSPYSLTHFSRASAPPSSSNC; translated from the exons ATGTTGTGGGCCAGGTGGCtcgtcctgctgctctgctgggggGCCACTAGCGGCGAGCAGCCGGAGGACGAGAGGAGTGCGCTCCCGGCTGAGGGCCAGCCGGACCCCCGCAGACAGCGGTCCCCTCCGCCGGTGGAACCTTTGGACTTCGGCTTTGTCCCCGCGGCGGTTTATGACACCCACGCTTACTACGAGCCGGGGCCCATCGGGCTCCTCTTCCACGTAGTCCACGCTTTCCTCTACGTTGTCCAGCCGAACCCCTTCCCCAAAG ACATGATCATTAAAGTCATTCAGCAGAACATGGGAGGAATCAAAATAGAAGAATGGAGGAAG CCGGAAAATGTAGTCCTGTTACTGCAG TGGGTCTACTACGAAGTGGGATTCCTCATATGCACGACGGTCGGCGTCCTGCTCCTGGTCGTCACGCCCATCATCGGCGCGTGTTTCTGCGTGTGTCGGTGCTGCGAGAACTGCGGCGGCGAGATGCaccagagacagaggaagaacgCCGACTGCCAAAGAGGGTTCTTCACCGCCTCGCTCATCGCCACGTCGGTCCTAATCAT TGTGGGGGTCGTCATCGCCTACGCTGCCAATCACAACATGAGCCTGCACGTCAAGAGCACGCGGCGGTTGATCAACACCAATATCAGAGACCTGAAGACATTCGCTAACAACACACCCTCG CAAATCGACTACCTGATGGGTCAGTACATCACAGCCAAGAACAAAGTTCTGTCAGAGCTCGACA ATATTGGACCTTTGCTGGGCGGGCGGATCCACAGTCAGCTGGAAAAGGAAGTGGTTCCGTCCCTGGACGGTGCACTGCGTATGGCAGGAG CAAAAATTGAGAATGCCATCAAAG CCATGCGGGAGACCAAGGAGGCCCTGGAGAACGTCAGCTCCGCCCTGGAGGTCCTTCAGGAGGCGACGGGGAGGCTTAAAGCCAGTCTGTCCGACGAACGAGCCTCGCTGTCCAACACCCTGTCGGACCCCGCCTGCACCAACGGCGCCGTGTCCCACACTTGTAGCTCCGTGCGGGCCACGCTGGCCCAGCTGGGGGCCAATGCCGATTTCTCCCGG CTTGCAGATGTCAATCAAGCCTTGGCCAACGTCAACGTCATCCTGGGCACCGACCTCAGCAACATCGTTCAGAAG GGTTACTCGTCCTTCAATGACACACCAAGACTGGTGAAAGAGCAGACTAGGAACATCGTCTCAG GAGTCAAGAGCATGCTGGATAAAATTGGAACAGAAATCAACAGCTTCGCCAAGATGTTCCCAGTGGAAAGTTCTCTGGCAAACTTCACCACTTTCCTCAATCTGCAGCAGAAAACGGTGGAGTCCTACTATCCACAGCTTGATCAGATGGATTTCTACAG gtggaTCGGCTGTGTGGGGGCGCTCTGCATGGTCGTACTCGTCCTGGCCTTCAACATCCTCGGACTGCTGTGCGGCACCTGTGGTTACGACaggcaggccacgcccacaaccAGAGGCTGCCTGTCAAACACCGGTGGAAACCTGCTTATGGC CGGGGTGGGATTCTCGTTCATCTTCGCCTGGGTGCTGATGGGCGTCGTAACCACTCTGTTTGTCGTCGGCGGCAACGTGGAGAAGCTGTTGTGCGAGCCGCTGGCTAACCGACAGCTGTTCAAG ATCATTGACACGCCGTTCCTGGTTCATCCCGCCAAGAAGAACTTCCTTCCCGGAATGCTGTTCCAGAATCCAAACATCGACCTGACTCTGGGAAGCATGTACAG CGACTGTTACGAGAACAGCGGCCTGTATCACGCCCTGCAGCTGGAGACCATGTTCAACATCAACTCCTTCCTCAACAGAACCGTG TACAACAAGGACCTGGCCAAAGTGTTTGAGAACGTGCAGGTGGACCTGCAGGGCATCTCGCTGCTGGAGCAGGCCGGCAGAGACGCGCTCATCAACTTCGCCAACTCTGGAATCGGATATATCGACTACGACTCCTACCTGGCTGAG TTAAATAAAGGAGTCACTCTCGTGGACCTCCTGACCTTCTCCGCTGACCTGGAGGCTCAAGCCGACCAACTG CCTCGCGGCGCTCTGGAGAACGCCCTGAAAGGACACGCCAGCAGTATCAGACAGATCCACAGAGACCAGGTGCTTCCAATGGAGCGAGAGATG AAATATATCAGAGCACGG AGCACCTTGAGCCAGAgcatcaaacagctgcagaggACGTCCAGCGACCTGCCG GTCAAGGTGACGAACATCCTGAGTGCCATCGACGCGGCCGAGTATCTGATCGCTCATAACGCCTCCCATGTGGTAAAACAG GAAACGAGAGGCTACATGCAGAGCTTGGTGGGATACTTCAGACAGTACACACAGTGGGTTAAAAACTCC TTGTCCGGAGAGGTGGCCCCGTGTAAACCTATCAgcaacatggtggacagcatgGAGATCGTCGCCTGCAGCTTCATCATCGACTCAGTG AACACCTTCTGGTTTGGTCTGGGAGGCTGCTCCATCCTGCTCATCCCCAGTATCATCTTCTCCATCAAACTGGCCAAGTACTACAGGAGGATGGACACGGAGGACGTCTTTGAGGA CTCTCCCTATTCTCTGACCCATTTCTCCCGGGCGTCTGCGCCCCCGAGCTCCTCCAACTGCTGA
- the prom1b gene encoding prominin 1 b isoform X6, which yields MLWARWLVLLLCWGATSGEQPEDERSALPAEGQPDPRRQRSPPPVEPLDFGFVPAAVYDTHAYYEPGPIGLLFHVVHAFLYVVQPNPFPKDMIIKVIQQNMGGIKIEEWRKPENVVLLLQWVYYEVGFLICTTVGVLLLVVTPIIGACFCVCRCCENCGGEMHQRQRKNADCQRGFFTASLIATSVLIIVGVVIAYAANHNMSLHVKSTRRLINTNIRDLKTFANNTPSQIDYLMGQYITAKNKVLSELDNIGPLLGGRIHSQLEKEVVPSLDGALRMAGAKIENAIKAMRETKEALENVSSALEVLQEATGRLKASLSDERASLSNTLSDPACTNGAVSHTCSSVRATLAQLGANADFSRLADVNQALANVNVILGTDLSNIVQKGYSSFNDTPRLVKEQTRNIVSALPRVKSMLDKIGTEINSFAKMFPVESSLANFTTFLNLQQKTVESYYPQLDQMDFYRWIGCVGALCMVVLVLAFNILGLLCGTCGYDRQATPTTRGCLSNTGGNLLMAGVGFSFIFAWVLMGVVTTLFVVGGNVEKLLCEPLANRQLFKIIDTPFLVHPAKKNFLPGMLFQNPNIDLTLGSMYSDCYENSGLYHALQLETMFNINSFLNRTVYNKDLAKVFENVQVDLQGISLLEQAGRDALINFANSGIGYIDYDSYLAELNKGVTLVDLLTFSADLEAQADQLPRGALENALKGHASSIRQIHRDQVLPMEREMKYIRARSTLSQSIKQLQRTSSDLPVSRRAPLRTFHPAVCCSLPHDRSHPFRYAATQSPSRRDVSESKLVLCRAQETRGYMQSLVGYFRQYTQWVKNSLSGEVAPCKPISNMVDSMEIVACSFIIDSVNTFWFGLGGCSILLIPSIIFSIKLAKYYRRMDTEDVFEDTSYPWLVAL from the exons ATGTTGTGGGCCAGGTGGCtcgtcctgctgctctgctgggggGCCACTAGCGGCGAGCAGCCGGAGGACGAGAGGAGTGCGCTCCCGGCTGAGGGCCAGCCGGACCCCCGCAGACAGCGGTCCCCTCCGCCGGTGGAACCTTTGGACTTCGGCTTTGTCCCCGCGGCGGTTTATGACACCCACGCTTACTACGAGCCGGGGCCCATCGGGCTCCTCTTCCACGTAGTCCACGCTTTCCTCTACGTTGTCCAGCCGAACCCCTTCCCCAAAG ACATGATCATTAAAGTCATTCAGCAGAACATGGGAGGAATCAAAATAGAAGAATGGAGGAAG CCGGAAAATGTAGTCCTGTTACTGCAG TGGGTCTACTACGAAGTGGGATTCCTCATATGCACGACGGTCGGCGTCCTGCTCCTGGTCGTCACGCCCATCATCGGCGCGTGTTTCTGCGTGTGTCGGTGCTGCGAGAACTGCGGCGGCGAGATGCaccagagacagaggaagaacgCCGACTGCCAAAGAGGGTTCTTCACCGCCTCGCTCATCGCCACGTCGGTCCTAATCAT TGTGGGGGTCGTCATCGCCTACGCTGCCAATCACAACATGAGCCTGCACGTCAAGAGCACGCGGCGGTTGATCAACACCAATATCAGAGACCTGAAGACATTCGCTAACAACACACCCTCG CAAATCGACTACCTGATGGGTCAGTACATCACAGCCAAGAACAAAGTTCTGTCAGAGCTCGACA ATATTGGACCTTTGCTGGGCGGGCGGATCCACAGTCAGCTGGAAAAGGAAGTGGTTCCGTCCCTGGACGGTGCACTGCGTATGGCAGGAG CAAAAATTGAGAATGCCATCAAAG CCATGCGGGAGACCAAGGAGGCCCTGGAGAACGTCAGCTCCGCCCTGGAGGTCCTTCAGGAGGCGACGGGGAGGCTTAAAGCCAGTCTGTCCGACGAACGAGCCTCGCTGTCCAACACCCTGTCGGACCCCGCCTGCACCAACGGCGCCGTGTCCCACACTTGTAGCTCCGTGCGGGCCACGCTGGCCCAGCTGGGGGCCAATGCCGATTTCTCCCGG CTTGCAGATGTCAATCAAGCCTTGGCCAACGTCAACGTCATCCTGGGCACCGACCTCAGCAACATCGTTCAGAAG GGTTACTCGTCCTTCAATGACACACCAAGACTGGTGAAAGAGCAGACTAGGAACATCGTCTCAG CTCTGCCTC GAGTCAAGAGCATGCTGGATAAAATTGGAACAGAAATCAACAGCTTCGCCAAGATGTTCCCAGTGGAAAGTTCTCTGGCAAACTTCACCACTTTCCTCAATCTGCAGCAGAAAACGGTGGAGTCCTACTATCCACAGCTTGATCAGATGGATTTCTACAG gtggaTCGGCTGTGTGGGGGCGCTCTGCATGGTCGTACTCGTCCTGGCCTTCAACATCCTCGGACTGCTGTGCGGCACCTGTGGTTACGACaggcaggccacgcccacaaccAGAGGCTGCCTGTCAAACACCGGTGGAAACCTGCTTATGGC CGGGGTGGGATTCTCGTTCATCTTCGCCTGGGTGCTGATGGGCGTCGTAACCACTCTGTTTGTCGTCGGCGGCAACGTGGAGAAGCTGTTGTGCGAGCCGCTGGCTAACCGACAGCTGTTCAAG ATCATTGACACGCCGTTCCTGGTTCATCCCGCCAAGAAGAACTTCCTTCCCGGAATGCTGTTCCAGAATCCAAACATCGACCTGACTCTGGGAAGCATGTACAG CGACTGTTACGAGAACAGCGGCCTGTATCACGCCCTGCAGCTGGAGACCATGTTCAACATCAACTCCTTCCTCAACAGAACCGTG TACAACAAGGACCTGGCCAAAGTGTTTGAGAACGTGCAGGTGGACCTGCAGGGCATCTCGCTGCTGGAGCAGGCCGGCAGAGACGCGCTCATCAACTTCGCCAACTCTGGAATCGGATATATCGACTACGACTCCTACCTGGCTGAG TTAAATAAAGGAGTCACTCTCGTGGACCTCCTGACCTTCTCCGCTGACCTGGAGGCTCAAGCCGACCAACTG CCTCGCGGCGCTCTGGAGAACGCCCTGAAAGGACACGCCAGCAGTATCAGACAGATCCACAGAGACCAGGTGCTTCCAATGGAGCGAGAGATG AAATATATCAGAGCACGG AGCACCTTGAGCCAGAgcatcaaacagctgcagaggACGTCCAGCGACCTGCCGGTGAGCAGACGCGCACCTTTAAGAACCTTCCATCCCGCCGTGTGTTGCTCACTCCCACATGACCGGTCTCACCCTTTCAG GTACGCGGCTACGCAAAGTCCCAGCCGTCGAGACGTCTCTGAATCTAAATTGGTCCTCTGTCGTGCACAGGAAACGAGAGGCTACATGCAGAGCTTGGTGGGATACTTCAGACAGTACACACAGTGGGTTAAAAACTCC TTGTCCGGAGAGGTGGCCCCGTGTAAACCTATCAgcaacatggtggacagcatgGAGATCGTCGCCTGCAGCTTCATCATCGACTCAGTG AACACCTTCTGGTTTGGTCTGGGAGGCTGCTCCATCCTGCTCATCCCCAGTATCATCTTCTCCATCAAACTGGCCAAGTACTACAGGAGGATGGACACGGAGGACGTCTTTGAGGA TACTTCCTATCCATGGCTCGTtgcactttga